A genomic region of Rhipicephalus sanguineus isolate Rsan-2018 chromosome 3, BIME_Rsan_1.4, whole genome shotgun sequence contains the following coding sequences:
- the LOC119386221 gene encoding uncharacterized protein LOC119386221 produces MAARSKSVEASPDANPAPCFTPSRGAGAPLRMLKKTVMLETVSKSVTERKESTKQVTDQATGVERRRDSHIESSTTEEVRSKRQEETVESYDGTPLPAASQPTLSTQSQTATVAGGGASVPDVVSVDASRKTSPKHPVAIRVHDDHADEEIVSSSGIPESSERPAVALTASASKASILRAPSHEDLEKKSTGHKLEFTQEEPEYHRAELVQPPADLLLKAAASSDQGDDDDDVAEPPPSRFNLRRKDSIAVTKLRMLRQQEGEITEEDLPEEDEPPELGSPDKKHPVFKPPTVISIVPEEEVSVTSEVVEVADGKRPPPAADDSKVVEGQPHTVTESSTHVDKQVTSNEKQEVKTFANETVTRVDADEIVKQTKSEVTTETTALMPREASAGTIVATVVDDVSSTVKTPMDDRSKHSL; encoded by the coding sequence ATGGCGGCGCGCAGCAAGTCGGTCGAGGCGTCGCCCGACGCAAACCCCGCCCCCTGCTTCACGCCGAGCCGGGGCGCCGGAGCTCCTCTGCGCATGCTCAAGAAGACGGTGATGCTGGAGACCGTCAGCAAGTCGGTCACCGAGCGCAAGGAGAGCACCAAGCAGGTCACGGATCAGGCAACGGGTGTCGAGCGGCGGCGCGACTCGCACATCGAGTCCAGCACCACCGAGGAGGTGCGCAGCAAACGCCAGGAAGAGACGGTCGAGTCGTACGACGGCACGCCGCTTCCCGCCGCATCGCAGCCGACGCTCAGCACGCAGTCTCAGACAGCGACCGTGGCCGGCGGAGGAGCATCGGTGCCCGACGTGGTGTCAGTGGACGCGTCGCGCAAGACCTCGCCCAAGCACCCAGTCGCCATACGCGTCCACGACGACCACGCCGACGAAGAAATCGTCTCCTCGTCGGGGATACCGGAGTCCTCCGAGCGTCCCGCGGTGGCTCTAACGGCGAGCGCCTCCAAGGCGTCTATTCTGAGGGCGCCGTCGCACGAAGACCTCGAGAAAAAGAGCACCGGTCACAAGCTCGAGTTTACGCAAGAGGAACCGGAGTACCATCGCGCCGAGTTGGTGCAGCCGCCCGCCGACTTGCTCCTGAAGGCAGCCGCCAGCAGTGATCAgggcgacgacgacgatgatgtgGCCGAGCCGCCACCATCCCGCTTCAACCTGAGGCGTAAAGACTCGATCGCCGTGACCAAGCTGCGGATGCTGCGCCAGCAAGAGGGAGAAATTACCGAGGAAGATCTGCCCGAAGAAGACGAGCCGCCCGAACTGGGCTCGCCGGACAAGAAGCACCCCGTCTTCAAGCCGCCGACCGTCATCAGCATCGTTCCGGAGGAAGAGGTCTCCGTGACTTCCGAAGTAGTCGAAGTCGCCGACGGGAAGCGACCTCCGCCCGCCGCGGACGACTCCAAGGTTGTCGAGGGCCAGCCGCACACCGTTACCGAGAGCAGCACGCACGTCGACAAGCAGGTGACCTCGAACGAAAAGCAGGAGGTGAAGACGTTCGCCAACGAGACGGTCACTCGCGTGGACGCCGACGAGATTGTCAAGCAGACCAAATCCGAAGTGACGACGGAGACGACCGCCTTGATGCCGCGCGAGGCCTCTGCTGGCACCATCGTCGCGACGGTCGTCGACGACGTGTCGTCCACAGTGAAGACCCCCATGGACGACCGCTCCAAGCATTCCCTCTAA
- the LOC119386222 gene encoding photoreceptor-specific nuclear receptor, with amino-acid sequence MELQVRLIERAVSARTRARDNRYTRASPACPQGVTASAPAMQSASAVVSAAVGVVGGGGAGREPLCRVCGDRASGRHYGVASCDGCRGFFKRSVRRQLQYVCKEGGTCVVDVARRNQCQACRLAKCLRAAMRPEERAVSLESAGSDDPTIQYNLLMRQDW; translated from the exons ATGGAGCTCCAGGTGCGACTCATCGAGCGTGCGGTCAGCGCCAGGACCCGGGCACGGGACAACCGATATACGCGGGCCTCCCCCGCTTGTCCCCAAGGCGTGACCGCTTCGGCCCCA GCGATGCAGAGTGCCAGCGCCGTGGTTTCCGCGGCAGTCGGTGTGGTGGGAGGTGGCGGGGCTGGCCGCGAACCCCTGTGCCGAGTGTGCGGCGACCGGGCGTCGGGACGCCACTACGGCGTCGCCTCGTGCGACGGCTGCCGCGGGTTCTTCAAGCGCAGCGTCCGTCGCCAGCTGCAGTACGTGTGCAAGGAAGGCGGTACCTGCGTCGTCGACGTCGCCCGGCGCAACCAGTGCCAGGCGTGCCGCCTCGCCAAGTGCCTGCGCGCAGCCATGAGGCCCGAAG AACGGGCCGTCTCGCTCGAGTCAGCCGGCTCAGATGACCCGACCATTCAGTACAACCTTTTGATGCGTCAGGATTGGTAA